A single window of Deinococcus ruber DNA harbors:
- a CDS encoding serine hydrolase, which yields MDLPPPPRTAWHDTYQRLVFDTLTSSRYVLDQQGQQATVTLPGLFPSTTLDIDVPGDHLHLVSRGHTLQVTSQAGPLHVNVMTVQSGGKARLAVDVYPASTWLPYQPPAGVPCALGQGGTNVSYQAPTFASGEIGFYLAQIDPQTLSPIKVIQHNADALFPLASTFKAMTLWGALRDVDAGRLTLNQMYDVTLRNRSIEAYQPGPRTLLNLLQQMIKRSENTAADIVQGAVGAERLQQLVTSQGSCNTTVRISTKAWWAAQGGLLPDVFGTSLPTGAAAYFAAPDADQAQTAAQAIQSAMNFTPSQVDDNLNRYFSSSLYSPQLDVQLQNHSTAREWAALIARLYLKNGLSDSSQTLLRTIMSSGCCTKPGPQYWGSKAGSGWRLLTMSGLLQVNGSFYVYSYLNHGSDIMDTDHLEGQLPQVSAYILSSIQRLQPRP from the coding sequence GTGGATCTTCCGCCTCCTCCCCGCACCGCCTGGCACGACACTTACCAGCGTCTCGTCTTCGATACACTCACATCCTCGCGTTACGTCCTGGATCAACAGGGTCAACAGGCAACTGTCACCCTCCCAGGTCTTTTCCCAAGCACTACCCTCGACATCGACGTGCCGGGCGATCATCTTCATCTGGTGAGTCGCGGGCACACCCTGCAGGTGACCAGTCAAGCTGGGCCGCTCCATGTCAACGTCATGACCGTCCAGAGCGGAGGAAAGGCACGCCTCGCGGTTGATGTGTATCCAGCCTCTACCTGGCTACCCTATCAGCCGCCTGCAGGCGTTCCCTGTGCCCTGGGACAAGGCGGGACGAACGTGAGCTATCAAGCACCCACGTTCGCCTCTGGCGAGATCGGCTTCTATCTGGCTCAGATTGACCCGCAGACCCTCAGTCCGATCAAGGTCATTCAGCACAATGCAGACGCGCTCTTTCCTCTAGCGAGCACCTTCAAGGCCATGACGCTGTGGGGTGCGCTGCGCGACGTGGATGCCGGACGACTTACGCTCAACCAGATGTACGATGTCACCCTCCGGAACCGGAGTATCGAGGCGTATCAACCCGGCCCTCGTACTCTCCTGAATCTGCTCCAGCAGATGATCAAGCGCAGCGAAAATACCGCGGCCGATATCGTTCAGGGTGCCGTCGGCGCCGAGCGACTGCAGCAACTGGTGACCTCACAGGGCAGCTGCAATACCACCGTTCGGATCAGCACCAAAGCGTGGTGGGCCGCGCAGGGTGGTCTGCTCCCGGATGTCTTCGGGACGTCCTTGCCGACCGGTGCTGCCGCCTACTTTGCTGCCCCCGATGCTGATCAGGCACAGACAGCCGCCCAGGCCATCCAGTCGGCCATGAATTTCACGCCGTCGCAGGTCGATGACAACCTCAATCGTTACTTCTCGAGCAGCCTTTACAGTCCGCAACTCGATGTGCAGCTTCAGAATCACAGCACGGCCCGAGAATGGGCCGCCTTAATCGCACGTCTGTACCTGAAAAACGGTTTGTCAGACAGCAGTCAGACACTCCTCCGTACCATCATGTCCAGTGGTTGTTGTACCAAACCGGGGCCTCAATACTGGGGAAGCAAAGCTGGAAGTGGCTGGAGACTCCTAACGATGAGCGGCCTTCTTCAAGTGAATGGCTCTTTTTATGTTTATTCTTACCTGAATCATGGGAGTGATATTATGGATACCGACCATTTAGAGGGCCAACTCCCACAGGTAAGCGCATACATTCTCAGTAGTATTCAGCGGTTACAGCCTAGGCCATAA
- a CDS encoding helix-turn-helix domain-containing protein: protein MNRPAHAPHHVQTTALPKTGREMQPHPHPRAARFQVLTCALPTSGLVVVSGPRGYDKSDLSQYIFDQHRPELRRYISLNSLEEGPRALLQALAQGLDLQPSVHELPTLLRRDTPAHNAQYVAACAHDLQRADLHGRLLILDGVESLTPQTQALLTEILLRTSGRAEPLLLLSTMSEETLPLRDAGVPITWITEVDLALTEEEQRQLGVSDHSASGWPLAARLLAQNQPHKLKLLLTSWLMQLEPETLRSLENASIDPNWPLSATVMAALNIDPNFISDALGAGLPILRKPDGRFQPLTYLQDLLQTRLRSIHARYEALQRTYAGLQELDSGRVLRTLLQVPNTERLAQLIESQTDLPAFARDHQDVLLQMYGAQQLNREPALLVLLAEIRSEDGDDRQALMMLERAEELGAGTLEVTRVRAALWQRIGRVKEALEEMERAVTRLQGYPAEVQATVYAQAALMHVTVLRSGQLGADLYTAQQYAQRAIHDSLNPSTLVIAQIVLMCVRAHYGDWSVQHRDTVVHELRLQQHLTPDGIRAAMLLCSQLADHDDHAVLPELLQLLERTVQADNVVQQVELQLLRSHLELRAANPGAALLRAQDAVRTLNTAQVTDASLQRRVIEQVLITHLYTMTPWPHSLQRSLLHSYRKLVVTLQGQAAFTADALQTWHALLTGQARLAAQLEKMLPDLLEVRSPAYLPVLTLLIQQRRITDSDARLQEARTAFGAGALNSTLAMLAPDIDVPTSPRLDITLFGVTPGALLNGTPLPLSPRALVILAVLALGGNTSRGRLMEILNNDHNSEASLDQALRDLRGALGRVLETSAVQTITQASGPRGTYGLQRYRLQCDALRLISMSRQQRRELLALPFMGSFAYQWAVDRRAEYAAMRDALKVADS from the coding sequence ATGAATCGTCCAGCGCACGCTCCTCACCACGTTCAGACGACCGCCTTGCCGAAAACCGGCCGGGAGATGCAGCCGCATCCACATCCCCGTGCTGCTCGTTTTCAGGTTCTGACGTGCGCCCTGCCGACCAGCGGTCTCGTTGTCGTGAGTGGCCCGCGCGGATACGACAAATCTGACCTTTCACAGTACATTTTCGACCAGCATCGGCCTGAGCTGCGCCGCTACATCTCGCTCAACAGCCTCGAAGAAGGGCCCAGGGCGCTGCTTCAGGCGCTCGCACAAGGGCTGGACCTGCAGCCATCCGTACACGAGCTCCCAACCCTGCTGCGGCGCGATACCCCGGCCCACAATGCTCAGTACGTCGCAGCGTGCGCCCACGACCTGCAGCGTGCCGACCTGCATGGCCGCCTGCTCATCCTCGACGGCGTGGAATCGCTGACACCACAGACGCAGGCCCTGTTGACCGAGATCCTCCTGCGAACGTCCGGACGTGCCGAGCCGCTGCTGCTGCTGAGCACCATGAGTGAGGAGACGCTGCCCCTGAGAGACGCCGGGGTGCCCATCACGTGGATCACCGAGGTAGATCTTGCGCTGACCGAAGAAGAGCAGCGTCAGCTCGGTGTGTCTGATCACAGCGCCAGTGGTTGGCCGCTGGCCGCCCGCTTATTGGCCCAGAACCAACCACATAAATTGAAGCTGCTGCTGACCTCCTGGCTGATGCAGCTGGAACCAGAAACACTTCGCAGCCTAGAAAATGCGTCGATTGATCCGAACTGGCCGCTTTCAGCGACCGTCATGGCCGCGTTGAACATCGATCCGAATTTCATATCGGACGCACTGGGAGCCGGCCTGCCGATTCTGCGGAAACCAGACGGACGGTTCCAGCCCCTCACCTACCTTCAGGACCTGTTGCAGACTCGCCTGCGCTCAATCCACGCGCGGTACGAAGCGCTGCAACGCACGTATGCAGGCCTGCAGGAGCTCGACAGCGGACGCGTGTTACGAACACTGCTCCAGGTCCCAAATACGGAGCGGTTGGCACAGCTCATCGAGTCGCAGACCGATCTGCCAGCCTTTGCACGCGACCACCAGGACGTCCTTTTGCAGATGTACGGTGCGCAGCAGCTCAACCGGGAGCCAGCACTGTTGGTGCTGCTCGCAGAAATCCGCAGCGAGGACGGCGACGATCGCCAGGCGCTGATGATGCTCGAGCGGGCAGAGGAACTCGGGGCGGGGACACTGGAAGTCACCCGCGTCCGCGCCGCCCTCTGGCAGCGGATCGGACGTGTCAAAGAAGCGCTCGAGGAAATGGAACGCGCCGTCACTCGGCTGCAGGGATATCCAGCCGAGGTTCAGGCGACCGTGTATGCCCAGGCAGCCCTGATGCACGTGACAGTTCTGCGGTCCGGACAGTTGGGCGCCGATCTGTACACAGCTCAGCAGTATGCACAGCGGGCCATTCACGACTCGCTCAATCCCAGCACGCTGGTCATCGCTCAGATCGTGCTGATGTGCGTGCGTGCTCATTACGGCGACTGGTCCGTCCAGCACCGGGATACGGTGGTACATGAGCTGCGGCTACAGCAGCACCTGACCCCGGATGGCATTCGCGCCGCCATGCTGCTGTGCAGTCAGCTGGCAGATCACGACGACCATGCTGTCCTGCCGGAACTGCTGCAACTGCTCGAGCGCACAGTCCAAGCGGACAATGTTGTCCAGCAGGTTGAACTGCAGCTGCTCCGCTCCCATCTCGAACTGCGGGCCGCCAATCCAGGCGCCGCTCTGCTCCGTGCTCAAGACGCGGTGCGGACGCTGAATACCGCTCAGGTGACCGACGCGAGTCTGCAGCGCCGCGTCATCGAACAGGTCCTCATCACGCATCTGTACACCATGACGCCGTGGCCCCACAGTCTGCAGCGGTCACTGCTCCATTCCTACCGCAAACTGGTGGTGACCCTGCAGGGTCAGGCCGCGTTCACTGCCGACGCACTCCAGACATGGCACGCCCTTCTCACCGGGCAAGCTCGTCTGGCCGCACAACTCGAAAAAATGTTGCCAGACCTGCTGGAAGTTCGCAGCCCAGCCTACCTGCCGGTGTTGACCCTCTTGATCCAGCAGCGACGGATCACCGACAGCGACGCACGCTTACAGGAGGCGCGGACTGCCTTCGGAGCAGGCGCTCTCAACAGCACCTTGGCAATGCTGGCACCTGACATCGACGTGCCCACGTCACCACGCCTGGACATCACCCTGTTCGGGGTGACGCCGGGTGCGCTGCTGAACGGGACGCCGCTGCCCCTCTCGCCGCGGGCACTGGTGATCCTGGCGGTATTGGCGCTCGGCGGCAATACGTCACGTGGACGGCTCATGGAAATCCTCAACAACGATCACAACAGCGAGGCCAGTCTCGATCAGGCGCTCCGGGACCTCCGGGGCGCACTGGGGCGGGTGCTGGAGACCTCGGCAGTTCAAACGATTACGCAGGCGAGTGGTCCACGCGGCACCTATGGACTGCAGCGCTACCGATTGCAGTGTGATGCGCTCCGGCTCATCAGCATGTCCAGACAGCAGCGGCGCGAGCTGCTGGCTCTCCCATTCATGGGCAGTTTTGCGTATCAGTGGGCCGTGGATCGCCGCGCCGAATATGCCGCGATGCGGGACGCACTCAAGGTTGCTGATAGCTGA
- a CDS encoding serine hydrolase domain-containing protein yields the protein MAVYEKQLELLTQQARSTHSSALVVLQDGQRLTEEIMDGLGDRPIETMSVTKSVVSLLVGRAMTLGYFDSVDVPISDYFPEWRQGQKRGITLRHLLTHTSGLQNVPQAGEELYPSHDFVQLALCAELSHAPGTAFAYNNKAVNLIMGFLGRASGRAADQFAADELFAPLGIDQWSWQKDPAGTPHAMSGLQLRATDLARLGQLALDDGRWQGETLIDPRWIEASTHPATPVTDAIGLLWWMLPAWTHYEVTEDNVANVETAGGTTAQLASLRATIGTYQDRSALMRRMSETGLIAPALPAGSRWMTTSTGPLVGFRHDGWRGQHLIVHRPARLVVVRLIAYDHPHVEADGSSFDTIIDQVVQLASTVVAST from the coding sequence ATGGCTGTCTACGAGAAGCAACTTGAACTGCTTACCCAGCAAGCCCGCTCCACACACAGCAGTGCCCTGGTTGTTCTCCAAGATGGTCAGCGGTTGACGGAAGAAATCATGGATGGGCTCGGAGACCGGCCAATCGAGACCATGAGCGTCACGAAAAGTGTCGTCAGTTTATTGGTCGGACGGGCCATGACACTCGGCTATTTTGACAGTGTCGACGTCCCAATCAGTGACTATTTTCCAGAGTGGAGGCAGGGCCAGAAACGAGGCATCACCCTGAGGCACCTGCTGACCCATACCAGCGGCCTGCAGAACGTTCCCCAAGCGGGCGAGGAACTCTACCCGAGCCACGACTTCGTCCAACTGGCCCTCTGCGCTGAACTCAGTCATGCGCCTGGCACGGCGTTTGCGTATAACAACAAAGCGGTCAACCTGATCATGGGGTTCTTGGGACGAGCGAGCGGACGTGCTGCCGATCAGTTCGCTGCCGACGAATTGTTCGCCCCACTCGGCATTGATCAATGGAGTTGGCAGAAGGATCCAGCAGGAACGCCTCACGCCATGAGTGGTCTGCAGCTGCGAGCCACTGACCTTGCTCGGCTGGGACAGTTGGCGCTCGATGATGGACGCTGGCAAGGCGAGACCCTCATTGATCCGCGCTGGATCGAGGCCAGTACTCACCCCGCCACCCCGGTCACCGACGCCATCGGATTATTGTGGTGGATGTTGCCTGCTTGGACACACTACGAAGTGACGGAGGACAACGTCGCCAATGTGGAAACAGCGGGAGGGACAACAGCTCAACTCGCGTCGTTGAGAGCAACGATTGGCACCTACCAGGATCGCTCCGCTTTGATGCGTCGCATGTCCGAGACTGGGTTGATCGCCCCTGCCTTACCTGCTGGAAGCCGATGGATGACGACCTCCACCGGACCACTGGTCGGGTTTCGTCATGACGGTTGGCGCGGGCAGCATCTGATTGTCCATCGCCCTGCACGGTTGGTCGTGGTGCGGCTCATTGCGTATGACCACCCGCACGTTGAGGCCGACGGCAGTTCGTTCGACACGATCATTGATCAGGTCGTGCAACTTGCGTCAACTGTGGTGGCATCAACCTGA
- the tnpC gene encoding IS66 family transposase: MAEELTRDALLQLLAEQATQIAEQAAQIKLLIEENARQKQRIEQLERQVKRYVAPHSRETPKADPKPPGRRAGQGIFTFKHAPARDTVTRIIDVEPANICPACQTPLDGAAYKTNLAWITELPRVQPEITQYNVPLTRCSACGKDVRGEHPDLCPSQRGATSHRLGKRLIAVAQYLHHRLGLPERKVPEALHALCGVDVTQSALNQATTRTTASGTLIATAYQEIKTAIQSAPIVHQDDTGWRIHGTNAWLQVACTPQHVLFQIRTRHTHQQLFELLGETFGGTLVADRYTVYDHAAFTGWAHQKCLHHVIRNVEEAMVVQEGRLGRGIVYATRLLQAFQDAHALHVQLCREELTLKEYRGAGYAITTRVTRLLDRVPLKSKVNERLRKGLLKHHQRGHLLRFLEDPNVPPTNNAAERALRSGVIARKVSQCSKTQRGADGYAMIKSVVETARRQAQHPLDVLVRLQVRAAPR; the protein is encoded by the coding sequence ATGGCGGAGGAGCTGACTCGCGATGCGTTGCTCCAGTTGCTTGCTGAGCAAGCAACTCAGATTGCCGAGCAAGCGGCCCAGATCAAGCTGCTCATCGAAGAGAACGCCCGCCAGAAGCAGCGCATTGAGCAGCTCGAACGGCAGGTCAAACGCTACGTCGCGCCCCACAGTCGCGAGACGCCCAAGGCCGACCCGAAGCCACCCGGTCGACGAGCTGGACAGGGCATCTTTACCTTCAAGCACGCTCCAGCGCGTGACACGGTCACGCGCATCATCGACGTAGAACCGGCGAATATCTGCCCGGCCTGCCAGACGCCGCTAGATGGAGCGGCATACAAGACGAATCTGGCGTGGATCACCGAATTGCCCCGCGTGCAGCCCGAGATCACCCAGTACAACGTTCCCCTGACCAGGTGCTCGGCGTGTGGGAAGGATGTTCGAGGCGAACATCCTGATCTGTGCCCCTCCCAGCGGGGCGCAACGTCCCACCGATTGGGGAAGCGCCTGATCGCCGTCGCCCAGTACCTGCACCATAGGCTGGGCCTGCCGGAGCGCAAGGTTCCGGAGGCATTGCACGCGCTCTGCGGAGTCGACGTGACCCAGAGCGCGCTGAATCAGGCCACCACCCGCACCACGGCGTCTGGGACGCTCATCGCCACGGCGTATCAGGAGATTAAGACCGCCATTCAGTCCGCACCTATCGTGCATCAGGACGATACGGGCTGGCGCATCCACGGCACCAACGCCTGGCTGCAGGTGGCCTGCACTCCGCAGCACGTGCTGTTTCAGATCCGTACGCGGCATACCCACCAACAGCTCTTTGAGCTGTTGGGAGAGACCTTCGGCGGCACGCTGGTGGCGGACCGGTACACCGTGTACGATCACGCGGCGTTCACCGGGTGGGCGCATCAAAAGTGCCTCCATCACGTGATACGCAATGTGGAGGAGGCGATGGTGGTGCAAGAAGGCCGACTTGGACGAGGCATTGTCTACGCCACCCGCCTGCTGCAAGCTTTTCAGGACGCGCATGCCCTGCATGTTCAGCTCTGCCGCGAAGAACTGACCCTCAAGGAGTACCGGGGCGCTGGGTACGCCATTACCACCCGGGTCACTCGCTTGCTCGACCGCGTTCCGCTGAAAAGCAAGGTGAACGAGCGCCTCCGTAAGGGCCTGCTCAAGCACCACCAGCGGGGGCATCTCCTGAGGTTCCTGGAAGATCCAAACGTCCCACCGACGAATAATGCCGCTGAGCGCGCACTGCGATCTGGGGTCATCGCCCGGAAAGTGTCCCAGTGCAGTAAAACGCAGCGCGGAGCGGACGGCTACGCCATGATCAAGAGCGTGGTAGAGACCGCCAGACGCCAAGCGCAGCACCCACTGGACGTTCTGGTGCGGCTTCAGGTTCGCGCCGCTCCCCGCTGA
- a CDS encoding replication initiator protein A, protein MTDERFVARLGIVSVQSRLDANMSSTRRWSSQFTVGGYGYHIEGFAADFGRPRGIDTDLLIAIETLFERQGCPADNVVRTSAYELLTYSQMTDKGTNYHRARESLLRLWRVGFLVSQAHHPIGSPWTMYLNETLGLIARVRFWTKGARHASPDLSVMEADGALEITLTPQLADSIRSGFGQTLDTGLLRRIEQPTGRALYRLLEAHREHDQAGSLRVTLEDWGQACGIPATQSDKIRRTLGSAHEELQANAYLEDVIFEGRGQQQRIEYLFRRKNAPDPALVKELLLRGVSKTRAEQLVRDYSARVEDALAFLKHRESRGVVKNPGGLLADFLQTSDKYVWPLPGSTESPSTPKTDQIIQQRQEEAARDERAAQEQYDARQAALMNAPGPVQWRATKSSLLLLLRKHLSSQDLSELEVRCMSGALSATRLAQQAAAASARLELSRFVSELQQQLQS, encoded by the coding sequence TTGACCGACGAGAGATTTGTCGCTCGGCTCGGTATCGTCAGCGTCCAAAGTCGCCTTGATGCGAATATGAGCAGCACCCGGCGTTGGAGCAGTCAATTCACCGTTGGTGGATATGGCTACCACATTGAGGGATTTGCGGCGGACTTTGGACGCCCCAGAGGTATCGATACTGATCTGCTGATCGCCATCGAAACCCTCTTCGAGCGGCAAGGTTGCCCCGCAGATAATGTTGTGAGAACAAGTGCATACGAGTTGCTGACGTATAGCCAGATGACCGATAAAGGCACCAATTACCATCGGGCGCGCGAAAGTCTCCTTCGGCTGTGGCGGGTGGGGTTCTTGGTGAGTCAGGCACATCACCCAATTGGCAGCCCATGGACGATGTATCTGAACGAAACGCTGGGGCTTATTGCTCGGGTGCGCTTCTGGACGAAGGGTGCACGGCATGCCTCACCAGATTTATCCGTGATGGAAGCGGATGGTGCCCTAGAAATCACTTTGACACCACAACTGGCGGACAGCATCCGTTCCGGGTTTGGGCAGACGCTGGATACGGGTCTGTTGCGGCGAATCGAACAGCCTACAGGGCGCGCCTTGTATCGTCTGCTTGAGGCGCATCGTGAACATGATCAGGCCGGAAGCCTGCGCGTCACATTGGAAGACTGGGGGCAAGCATGTGGAATTCCAGCGACCCAGAGTGACAAGATTCGTCGCACACTTGGCAGCGCCCACGAAGAACTGCAGGCGAACGCTTACCTGGAAGACGTGATTTTCGAGGGCCGTGGACAGCAGCAGCGCATTGAGTACCTGTTTCGCCGTAAAAATGCGCCTGATCCCGCGTTGGTCAAGGAACTGTTGTTGCGTGGCGTCAGCAAAACGCGGGCAGAGCAGCTGGTGCGGGATTACTCGGCCAGGGTTGAGGATGCTTTGGCATTCCTGAAACATCGAGAGAGCCGGGGTGTGGTCAAAAATCCAGGCGGCTTGCTGGCGGATTTTCTTCAGACATCAGACAAGTACGTCTGGCCGCTGCCGGGATCAACCGAATCACCATCTACACCGAAGACGGATCAGATCATTCAGCAGCGACAGGAGGAGGCCGCTCGAGATGAGCGGGCTGCTCAGGAGCAGTACGATGCTCGCCAAGCTGCACTTATGAATGCTCCTGGGCCGGTGCAGTGGCGAGCCACGAAATCTAGCCTGTTGCTGCTGCTCCGTAAGCACCTCAGTAGCCAGGATCTCAGCGAGCTTGAAGTGCGCTGCATGTCGGGGGCTTTGTCGGCGACGCGCCTAGCTCAGCAGGCCGCTGCAGCGTCAGCCCGTTTGGAGCTGAGTAGATTCGTTTCGGAACTACAACAGCAGCTACAGAGCTGA
- a CDS encoding C39 family peptidase, translating into MKRFWMVVALLLAASVQAQGTPAKSGPPAAVKMVSAAQLPGMPIIHQGYNQCGPASLQMVLAYWGLGMDQVVIGSLTKPSPRAYMSVQAIGGFASSIGLASTTVRGASLQMIRSLVAQGIPVIALSYYDTVGVVPHWRVVSGFDDRQGVVFVHDPLAGYIAIRYQDFETLRVGLGNIIAAVYPQAFAARARQAISD; encoded by the coding sequence GTGAAGCGCTTCTGGATGGTTGTTGCGTTGCTGCTGGCTGCCAGTGTGCAGGCCCAGGGCACGCCCGCAAAATCGGGTCCTCCGGCAGCGGTCAAGATGGTCAGCGCCGCGCAACTGCCGGGGATGCCGATCATTCATCAGGGGTACAACCAGTGTGGTCCGGCGAGTCTGCAGATGGTGCTGGCGTACTGGGGCCTGGGCATGGATCAGGTGGTGATTGGGAGTCTGACGAAGCCGAGTCCCAGGGCGTATATGTCGGTGCAGGCCATCGGCGGGTTCGCGTCGAGTATCGGACTGGCGAGCACCACCGTGCGGGGCGCCAGTTTGCAGATGATTCGCAGTCTGGTGGCGCAGGGCATTCCCGTCATTGCGCTGTCGTACTACGACACGGTGGGCGTGGTGCCGCATTGGCGGGTGGTGAGTGGCTTCGATGACCGGCAGGGTGTGGTGTTCGTGCATGATCCGCTGGCGGGGTACATCGCGATTCGTTATCAAGACTTTGAGACGTTGCGGGTAGGTCTGGGGAACATTATCGCGGCGGTGTATCCGCAGGCATTTGCTGCTCGGGCGCGTCAGGCGATCTCCGATTGA
- a CDS encoding CAP domain-containing protein produces the protein MLNKTLKFSLFALTTALGLSACGGGGTTPIVSPPPVITPPPAATVNPPISLNVKELTLHAGESASLITNIGIDGLYILNVGSGLSETDTPTKIVLTAAATAGTFDTWVVVGGLTDPSNWKSSRTYAWVKVHVIGSTPAPWMHSDALKGTAGSVETEFVRLLNAVRAQGGTCVDNVEHTRAPKNFPPALALTLNQRASAGLRMKAEDAILRSWYTHDSPEGLGFGDFILQAGTTGFFNEALETGAHNDAATPTENAQSILNAFLYSYDHCEIMLGSDARTDGPLQIAVGWYTGYDSRLQEEREVMPVSFSDDSTILREPILNLD, from the coding sequence ATGCTGAACAAGACCCTGAAATTTTCGCTGTTTGCTCTCACCACTGCGCTTGGACTCAGTGCCTGCGGTGGAGGCGGCACGACGCCCATCGTCAGCCCCCCACCCGTCATCACGCCTCCACCTGCTGCCACCGTTAATCCACCCATCTCGCTGAACGTCAAAGAGCTCACGCTTCACGCTGGAGAAAGCGCCAGTCTCATCACGAATATCGGCATTGATGGACTGTACATACTGAACGTCGGTAGTGGATTGAGCGAGACGGACACACCGACCAAGATCGTTTTGACAGCTGCCGCTACAGCTGGCACCTTCGACACCTGGGTCGTGGTCGGCGGTTTGACGGATCCCAGCAACTGGAAAAGCAGTCGCACCTATGCCTGGGTCAAAGTCCATGTGATCGGCAGCACACCGGCCCCCTGGATGCACTCAGATGCATTGAAGGGTACTGCTGGGTCTGTCGAGACGGAGTTTGTTCGCCTTCTGAATGCGGTACGTGCTCAAGGTGGCACCTGTGTGGACAATGTCGAGCACACCAGAGCACCTAAAAACTTCCCCCCAGCTCTAGCGCTCACTTTGAACCAGAGAGCTAGCGCAGGTCTGAGAATGAAGGCAGAAGACGCGATTCTCAGGAGCTGGTACACCCACGATTCTCCTGAAGGTCTTGGATTTGGTGACTTTATACTTCAGGCTGGTACGACAGGATTCTTCAATGAAGCGCTAGAAACAGGGGCACACAATGACGCCGCCACCCCGACAGAAAACGCACAGAGCATCTTGAACGCGTTCCTCTACAGCTATGATCATTGTGAGATCATGCTCGGGTCAGATGCACGTACCGATGGCCCTCTCCAAATCGCAGTTGGCTGGTACACGGGCTATGACAGCCGCCTGCAGGAAGAACGAGAGGTCATGCCTGTTAGCTTCTCTGATGACAGCACTATCCTGCGCGAACCGATTCTCAATCTTGATTAA